From the genome of Dehalococcoidales bacterium:
GCCACGTAGTCCTCAACCTCGGCCTTCTTCTCCGGTGTGGTGAGCCTGGGCACGAGCGGGTGCTCCGGAGCGAGTACCATGAAGGTCACGCCGAAGATAGTATCCGGTCGGGTGGTGAAAACCCCCAGCTCTTTTTCTTCCACGCCGGGGTGGTCGAGGGCAAAGGAAATCTCGGTACCGGCGCTCCTGCCGACCCAGTTCCGCTGCATTGTCTGTATTCGCTCCGGCCAGTCTATTCCTTCGTGCTGCATCAGTTCGTCGGCGTACCTGGTAATGCGGAAGAACCACTGCTCACGGTCTACCCTGCTAACTACCGCGCCACAGCGCTCGCAGCGGCCATCGATTACCTGCTCGTTGGCCAGCACCGTCTGGCAACTCGGGCACAAGTTCACCGGGGCCTTCTGACGGTAGGCCAGGTCATGTTCGTACAGCTTGAGGAAAAACCACTGGGTCCACCGGTAGTAGTCCGGCTGGCAGGTGATTACCTCGCGGTCCCAGTCATAGATGGCACCGATGCTCTTGAGTTGTCGGCGCATGCTGTCTATGTTCTGCATTGTCCAGGTATAGGGGTGAATGCCCCGGCTGA
Proteins encoded in this window:
- a CDS encoding class I tRNA ligase family protein; this translates as MVAKYIPNEVEKKWQDKWAETGLYRVTEDSPRPKYYALTMFPYTSGDLHIGHWYNNVPPDVQARFKRMQGYNVLHPMGFDAFGLNAENAAISRGIHPYTWTMQNIDSMRRQLKSIGAIYDWDREVITCQPDYYRWTQWFFLKLYEHDLAYRQKAPVNLCPSCQTVLANEQVIDGRCERCGAVVSRVDREQWFFRITRYADELMQHEGIDWPERIQTMQRNWVGRSAGTEISFALDHPGVEEKELGVFTTRPDTIFGVTFMVLAPEHPLVPRLTTPEKKAEVEDYVA